The following are encoded together in the Streptomyces flavofungini genome:
- a CDS encoding homoserine dehydrogenase — MMRTRPLKVALLGCGVVGSEVARIMTTHADDLTARIGAPVELAGVAVRRPSKVRAGIDPALVTTDATALVKRGDIDVVVEVIGGIEPARTLITTAFEHGASVVSANKALIAQDGAALHAAAEQHGRDLYYEAAVAGAIPLIRPLRESLAGDKVNRVLGIVNGTTNFILDKMDSTGAGYQEALDEATALGYAEADPTADVEGFDAAAKAAILAGIAFHTRVRLDDVYREGMAEVTAADFASAKRMGCTIKLLAICERAADGGSVTARVHPAMIPLSHPLASVREAYNAVFVEAEAAGQLMFYGPGAGGAPTASAVLGDLVAVCRNKLGEATGPGDSAYTQLPVSSMGEVVTRYHISLDVADKPGVLAQVATVFAEHGVSIDTVRQTGKGNSSVAEGVSAEGVSAEGGEASLVVVTHRAPDAALSGTVEALRRLDTVRGVASIMRVEGE; from the coding sequence ATGATGCGTACGCGTCCGCTGAAGGTGGCGCTGCTGGGCTGTGGGGTTGTCGGCTCAGAGGTGGCGCGCATCATGACGACGCACGCCGACGACCTCACAGCGAGGATCGGCGCCCCGGTCGAGCTGGCCGGGGTGGCCGTCCGCCGCCCCTCCAAGGTGCGCGCGGGCATCGACCCGGCGCTGGTGACGACGGACGCGACGGCGCTGGTGAAACGCGGTGACATCGACGTGGTCGTCGAGGTCATCGGCGGCATCGAGCCCGCCCGCACCCTCATCACCACCGCGTTCGAGCACGGCGCCTCCGTGGTCTCCGCGAACAAGGCGCTCATCGCCCAGGACGGCGCCGCCCTGCACGCGGCGGCCGAGCAGCACGGCCGCGACCTGTACTACGAGGCGGCGGTCGCCGGTGCGATCCCGCTGATCAGGCCGTTGCGCGAGTCGCTCGCGGGGGACAAGGTCAACCGCGTGCTCGGCATCGTGAACGGCACCACGAACTTCATCCTCGACAAGATGGACTCGACGGGCGCCGGGTACCAGGAGGCCCTCGACGAGGCCACCGCCCTCGGGTACGCCGAGGCCGACCCGACCGCCGACGTCGAGGGCTTCGACGCCGCAGCCAAGGCCGCGATCCTCGCCGGTATCGCCTTCCACACGCGGGTGCGGCTCGACGACGTCTACCGCGAGGGCATGGCCGAGGTCACCGCCGCCGACTTCGCCTCCGCCAAGCGCATGGGCTGCACCATCAAGCTCCTCGCCATCTGCGAGCGGGCCGCCGACGGGGGCTCCGTCACCGCGCGCGTGCACCCCGCGATGATTCCGCTCAGCCACCCGCTCGCGAGCGTCCGCGAGGCCTACAACGCGGTCTTCGTGGAGGCCGAGGCCGCCGGTCAGCTGATGTTCTACGGCCCCGGCGCGGGCGGCGCGCCCACCGCGTCCGCCGTACTCGGCGACCTGGTGGCGGTCTGCCGCAACAAGCTCGGCGAGGCCACCGGGCCCGGCGACTCCGCGTACACGCAACTGCCCGTGAGCTCCATGGGCGAGGTCGTCACGCGGTACCACATCAGCCTCGACGTGGCCGACAAGCCGGGCGTGCTCGCCCAGGTGGCGACGGTCTTCGCCGAGCACGGCGTGTCCATCGACACCGTCCGTCAGACGGGCAAAGGAAACAGCAGCGTCGCCGAGGGCGTCTCGGCCGAGGGCGTCTCGGCCGAGGGCGGCGAGGCGTCCCTCGTCGTCGTCACCCACCGCGCGCCCGACGCCGCCCTCAGCGGTACCGTCGAGGCGCTGCGCCGACTCGACACCGTGCGCGGTGTCGCCAGCATCATGCGGGTTGAAGGGGAGTAA